A genomic segment from Truepera sp. encodes:
- a CDS encoding aspartate kinase, with translation MDPVLVPTESPRHPAAARRPAPWPIRVHKYGGTSVGDVDRIGKVAARIERAVHAGEKVVVTVSAMGRTTDRLLAMAREVTARPARRELDVLLATGEQQSIALVALALQGRGISSRSLTGAQAGFLTDSHHGNARILEVDPRPVLGALEPVDVVVVAGFQGADTAGNITTLGRGGSDTTAVALAAALGVPEVDIYTDTDGVYTTDPHRLSSASKLAVVDYDEMIELASQGAKVLHPRSVWYARRYEVRIHVRSSFGNAPGTIVTRLARPQEGHMSMITDKPVTGVALDMNHARVDLHDVPDKPGVAALIFGALGSADVSVDMIIQGVRGAVDSRQQMAFIVGKDVVAEALEALGPVLEGMGARAEVDTDVAKLSIVGIAIGSTPGVAARMFDAVAAVNANIDMITTSEVRISVLIPAQQAQAALEAVHTAFGLDAAPDSQTPG, from the coding sequence ATGGACCCCGTGCTCGTCCCCACCGAATCCCCGCGCCACCCCGCGGCCGCTAGGCGCCCTGCGCCGTGGCCGATCCGGGTGCACAAGTACGGCGGAACGAGCGTCGGGGACGTGGACCGCATCGGCAAGGTCGCCGCCCGCATCGAACGCGCGGTACACGCCGGGGAGAAGGTGGTGGTGACGGTATCTGCCATGGGCCGCACCACCGACCGCCTGTTGGCGATGGCGCGTGAGGTGACCGCCAGGCCGGCAAGGCGCGAGCTCGACGTGCTGCTGGCCACTGGCGAGCAGCAGAGCATCGCGCTCGTCGCGCTGGCGTTACAGGGACGGGGCATCTCGTCCCGGTCGCTGACCGGGGCGCAGGCCGGGTTCCTGACGGACTCACACCACGGCAACGCCCGCATCCTGGAGGTGGACCCGAGGCCGGTCCTTGGCGCGCTGGAGCCGGTAGACGTGGTCGTCGTCGCGGGCTTCCAGGGGGCCGACACAGCGGGCAACATCACCACGCTGGGCCGGGGAGGCTCCGACACCACCGCTGTGGCGCTGGCGGCGGCCCTGGGCGTTCCCGAGGTGGACATCTACACCGACACCGACGGCGTGTACACGACGGACCCGCACCGCCTGTCCAGCGCCAGCAAGCTGGCGGTGGTGGACTACGACGAGATGATCGAGCTGGCGAGCCAGGGCGCCAAGGTGCTGCACCCGCGCAGCGTCTGGTACGCCCGGCGCTACGAGGTGCGCATTCACGTGCGCTCCTCGTTCGGCAACGCCCCCGGCACCATCGTCACGCGCCTCGCACGCCCGCAGGAGGGCCACATGAGCATGATCACCGACAAGCCCGTCACGGGCGTGGCGCTCGACATGAACCACGCCCGCGTCGACCTCCACGACGTCCCTGACAAGCCCGGCGTGGCGGCGCTGATCTTCGGCGCGTTGGGAAGCGCCGACGTCAGCGTCGACATGATCATCCAGGGCGTGAGGGGCGCGGTCGACAGCCGCCAGCAGATGGCCTTCATCGTGGGTAAGGACGTCGTCGCCGAGGCGCTGGAGGCCCTGGGACCCGTTCTCGAGGGCATGGGTGCGCGGGCCGAGGTCGACACCGACGTGGCCAAGCTCTCGATAGTCGGCATCGCCATCGGCTCGACGCCTGGCGTTGCCGCCCGGATGTTCGACGCCGTCGCGGCCGTGAACGCCAACATCGACATGATCACCACCAGCGAGGTGCGCATCAGCGTCCTCATCCCCGCGCAGCAGGCACAGGCAGCGCTGGAGGCCGTGCACACGGCGTTCGGCCTGGACGCCGCGCCCGACTCCCAGACACCAGGCTGA
- a CDS encoding FAD-dependent oxidoreductase: MSSSAPVKRIAVIGAGPAGFYAADALVKTFGDGASVDLIERLPTPYGLVRFGVAPDHQKIKSVTRLYDRTLADPRVRYLGNVEFGKHLTLEDLKRHYHAVVFAVGSPNDRRLGVAGEDLKGSMSATEFVAWYNCHPDYRHLEVPLDAKTAVIVGVGNVAIDVARVLAKTVTELGETDMADHALEHLATSTIEDIIIVGRRGPAETKFTTKELRELGELANADIFVREDELEVSPESLGAIQGDVNATKNLEVLQGFGQQQPTGKPRRLHIRFLLSPTEFRGNGRVTSVVCAKNRLEARPDGSLAAVPTGATEELEADLVFRSIGYQGTPLPGVPFDERRAVIPNAAGRVLDAPDGQPVKGLYVAGWIKRGPSGVIGTNKACAMETVATLAGDELLSPEDPRPEAVDALLASRGARPFTAAHWAKLDAFETAAGVAQGRPRVKLIDVDEMFAAIS; the protein is encoded by the coding sequence ATGAGCAGTAGCGCCCCCGTGAAACGCATTGCCGTCATCGGAGCCGGCCCCGCCGGCTTCTACGCCGCCGACGCACTAGTCAAGACCTTCGGCGATGGCGCCTCGGTGGACCTCATCGAGCGCCTCCCCACCCCCTACGGGCTCGTGCGGTTCGGCGTGGCGCCCGATCACCAGAAGATCAAGTCCGTCACGCGCCTGTACGACCGCACGCTAGCCGACCCGCGGGTGCGGTACCTCGGCAACGTCGAGTTCGGCAAGCACCTGACGCTCGAGGACCTGAAGCGCCACTACCACGCGGTGGTGTTCGCGGTCGGCTCCCCTAACGACCGGCGCCTCGGCGTCGCGGGTGAGGACCTGAAGGGCAGCATGTCGGCCACCGAGTTCGTGGCCTGGTACAACTGTCACCCGGACTACCGGCACCTCGAGGTGCCCCTCGACGCCAAGACCGCGGTGATCGTCGGTGTGGGCAACGTGGCCATCGACGTGGCGCGCGTCCTGGCGAAGACGGTGACCGAGCTTGGGGAGACCGACATGGCCGATCACGCCCTCGAGCACCTGGCCACCTCCACCATCGAGGACATCATCATCGTGGGCCGGCGGGGGCCGGCCGAGACCAAGTTCACCACCAAGGAACTGCGCGAACTCGGCGAGCTGGCCAACGCCGACATCTTCGTACGCGAAGACGAACTGGAAGTAAGCCCCGAGAGCTTGGGAGCCATCCAGGGTGACGTGAACGCCACCAAGAACCTCGAGGTCTTACAGGGGTTTGGGCAGCAGCAGCCGACGGGCAAGCCGCGCCGACTGCACATCCGCTTCCTCCTCTCCCCCACGGAGTTCCGCGGCAACGGCCGCGTGACGAGCGTCGTGTGCGCCAAGAACCGCCTCGAGGCAAGGCCGGACGGCAGCCTCGCCGCCGTACCGACGGGCGCGACCGAGGAACTGGAGGCCGACCTGGTGTTCCGTTCGATCGGCTACCAGGGAACTCCGCTTCCGGGCGTGCCGTTCGACGAACGCCGGGCCGTCATCCCCAACGCCGCGGGGCGAGTTCTGGACGCCCCGGACGGGCAGCCCGTCAAGGGCCTGTACGTGGCGGGCTGGATCAAGCGCGGCCCCAGCGGCGTGATCGGGACCAACAAGGCCTGCGCCATGGAGACCGTGGCGACGCTCGCCGGAGACGAGCTGCTTTCCCCCGAGGACCCTCGGCCCGAGGCGGTCGACGCCCTACTGGCGAGCCGCGGCGCAAGGCCGTTCACGGCCGCCCACTGGGCGAAGCTGGACGCCTTCGAGACGGCGGCCGGCGTGGCTCAGGGACGACCGCGCGTGAAGCTGATCGACGTGGACGAGATGTTCGCGGCCATCAGCTGA
- a CDS encoding ABC transporter ATP-binding protein, with the protein MPLLTVENVVSGYGEMQVLSGVTLEVEEGEVVSIVGPNGAGKSTVMKVVFGLLKPWEGKVVFAGEDISGLPPEKIVRKGLSYVPQVDNVFPTMTVEENLEMGAYILDEPLKERKERVFELFPRLAERRRQRAGKMSGGERQMVAMGRALMLDPKLLMLDEPSAGLAPLLVDMIFEKVVEVNEAGVAVLMVEQNAKKSLALADRGYVLATGQNQVDGPGRDLLANPEVARLYLGG; encoded by the coding sequence ATGCCGCTCTTGACGGTTGAGAACGTGGTCTCCGGCTACGGGGAGATGCAGGTCTTGAGCGGCGTCACCCTGGAGGTCGAGGAGGGCGAGGTCGTCTCGATAGTCGGGCCCAACGGCGCCGGCAAGTCGACCGTGATGAAGGTGGTCTTCGGGTTGCTCAAGCCGTGGGAGGGAAAGGTCGTGTTCGCGGGCGAGGACATCTCCGGCCTGCCCCCCGAGAAGATCGTCCGCAAGGGTCTCTCCTACGTCCCACAGGTAGACAACGTCTTCCCCACCATGACCGTGGAGGAGAACCTCGAGATGGGCGCCTACATCCTCGACGAGCCCTTGAAGGAGCGCAAGGAGCGCGTCTTCGAGCTGTTCCCGCGCCTCGCGGAACGCCGGCGCCAGCGGGCGGGCAAGATGTCGGGCGGTGAGCGCCAGATGGTGGCCATGGGCCGCGCGCTCATGCTCGACCCCAAGCTCCTGATGCTGGACGAGCCCTCGGCCGGCCTGGCCCCGCTCCTGGTGGACATGATCTTCGAGAAGGTCGTCGAGGTGAACGAGGCCGGCGTCGCCGTCCTGATGGTCGAGCAGAACGCCAAGAAGTCGCTCGCGCTGGCGGACCGTGGGTACGTCCTTGCCACCGGGCAGAACCAGGTCGACGGGCCGGGCCGCGACCTCCTCGCCAACCCTGAGGTCGCGCGCCTCTACCTAGGGGGCTGA
- a CDS encoding ABC transporter ATP-binding protein produces the protein MRPNSGPTRAGSVGQSAAPLLSIQGLVKDFGGLRAVNRCSFDVQAGSITGLIGPNGAGKTTLFSLISGFYRPDAGRVYLDGEDVTGLPSHLIFRKGLCRTFQIPREHKSMTVTENLMLVPKGQIGETFWNPIVRPGAVRRQERELREKAREVLEFVELTHMADQPAGAMSGGQKKLLELARTLMADPKIVLLDEPGAGVNPTLMGKIREKIRVLNKDRGITFLLIEHDMPLVMELCDPVVVMNQGSKLVEGPPAVVKTDPRVLEAYLGGQYAALDG, from the coding sequence GTGCGCCCTAACAGTGGGCCCACCCGGGCCGGGAGTGTGGGCCAGTCGGCCGCACCACTGCTGAGCATCCAGGGGCTAGTGAAGGACTTCGGTGGCCTGCGCGCGGTCAACCGTTGCTCCTTCGACGTGCAAGCCGGCAGCATCACGGGCCTGATCGGGCCCAACGGCGCCGGCAAGACCACCCTCTTCAGCCTCATCTCCGGTTTCTACAGGCCCGACGCGGGCCGCGTTTACCTGGATGGGGAGGACGTCACGGGCCTACCGTCGCACCTCATCTTCCGCAAGGGCCTTTGCCGCACGTTCCAGATCCCTCGCGAGCACAAGAGCATGACCGTCACCGAGAACCTGATGCTCGTGCCCAAGGGCCAGATCGGCGAGACGTTCTGGAACCCCATCGTTAGGCCGGGGGCCGTGCGGCGCCAGGAGCGGGAACTGCGCGAGAAGGCGCGGGAGGTGTTGGAGTTCGTCGAACTGACGCACATGGCCGACCAGCCCGCGGGCGCGATGTCGGGCGGCCAGAAGAAACTCCTGGAACTCGCCCGCACCCTGATGGCCGACCCGAAGATCGTGCTGCTCGACGAGCCGGGCGCGGGCGTCAACCCCACGCTCATGGGCAAGATCCGCGAGAAGATACGCGTGCTGAACAAGGACCGCGGCATCACGTTCCTGCTCATCGAGCACGACATGCCGCTGGTCATGGAACTCTGCGACCCCGTGGTCGTCATGAACCAAGGCAGCAAGCTGGTCGAGGGTCCGCCCGCCGTCGTCAAGACCGACCCCCGCGTCCTCGAGGCGTACCTAGGAGGCCAGTATGCCGCTCTTGACGGTTGA
- a CDS encoding ABC transporter substrate-binding protein yields MHKRLVWILVAALVSLAAAQAPAVSKVGSLMSFTGALAEFGPAINNGVNLAADQLNAAATAELGGPIVELITEDSATSPASGVDRARKLINTDNVVAIVGALSSGVTVAVAESVAIPSNVVMVSPASTSPLVGMLPDTNDYIYRTVASDALQGVVGAQLARGEIIPGHSFDTASIIYVNNPYGQGLAEAFEAAFTKRGGKVLAKVAHPEEPQPTYAAQLEQALAGNPGVLIAISYPGQATVYLQESRDLYDYTSWQFVDGTKSVDIIDAVGADVVDGLYGTAPGADPNWAGFVKFSDDYNAAYGQRPPLPYIDTGYDAMAVIGLAIAKSIVDGVPVTSQSVRDRMREVANPDGEKVGVGDFQHAIALMKSGKDINYTGAAGEVDFDANGDVVTPVEIWQFKGGTIVSVMVRTASEIPAE; encoded by the coding sequence GTGCACAAAAGGTTGGTTTGGATTCTCGTCGCCGCGCTGGTCAGTCTAGCCGCGGCACAAGCCCCGGCCGTCAGCAAGGTCGGCTCGCTCATGTCGTTCACGGGGGCGCTGGCCGAGTTCGGCCCCGCCATCAACAACGGCGTGAACCTCGCCGCGGACCAGCTGAACGCTGCCGCTACCGCCGAACTCGGCGGCCCGATCGTGGAACTGATCACCGAAGACTCGGCCACGAGCCCGGCCTCCGGCGTCGACCGCGCTCGCAAGCTCATCAACACCGACAACGTCGTGGCCATCGTCGGCGCGCTCTCGTCCGGCGTCACGGTCGCCGTGGCCGAGTCCGTCGCCATCCCCAGCAACGTCGTGATGGTCTCGCCGGCCTCCACCTCGCCGCTCGTGGGCATGCTCCCCGACACCAACGACTACATCTACCGCACGGTCGCCTCCGACGCCCTCCAGGGCGTTGTGGGTGCGCAGCTCGCGCGCGGTGAGATCATCCCGGGTCACTCGTTCGACACGGCCTCGATCATCTACGTCAACAACCCGTACGGCCAGGGACTGGCCGAGGCGTTCGAGGCGGCGTTCACCAAGCGCGGCGGCAAGGTGCTCGCCAAGGTCGCTCACCCCGAGGAGCCGCAGCCCACGTACGCTGCGCAGCTCGAGCAGGCGCTGGCGGGCAACCCTGGCGTGCTCATCGCCATCAGCTACCCCGGCCAGGCCACCGTCTACCTCCAGGAATCGCGTGACCTGTACGACTACACCTCCTGGCAGTTCGTCGACGGCACCAAGTCGGTCGACATCATCGATGCAGTAGGCGCCGACGTGGTCGATGGCCTCTACGGCACCGCCCCCGGCGCCGACCCGAACTGGGCCGGCTTCGTGAAGTTCTCCGACGATTACAACGCCGCGTACGGCCAGCGCCCGCCGCTGCCCTACATCGACACCGGCTACGACGCCATGGCCGTCATCGGTCTGGCCATCGCCAAGTCGATCGTCGACGGCGTGCCCGTCACCAGCCAGTCGGTCCGTGACCGCATGCGCGAAGTTGCCAACCCTGACGGCGAGAAGGTCGGCGTCGGCGATTTCCAGCATGCCATCGCGCTCATGAAGTCCGGCAAGGACATCAACTACACCGGCGCCGCCGGCGAGGTCGACTTCGACGCCAACGGCGACGTCGTGACGCCTGTCGAGATCTGGCAGTTCAAGGGCGGCACCATCGTCAGCGTCATGGTGCGTACCGCTTCGGAGATCCCGGCCGAGTAA
- a CDS encoding branched-chain amino acid ABC transporter permease: MTPTLLAKAVLLTVPLWLFVSSLLKLKPSVVKHLASIAVGFGLALLAVLFIPGGVLSYVTSFVLMASIYAVLSLGLNVQWGYTGLFNIGIAAFFAMGAFTSALVTTVKPTGFNAAFTQQAFGLGAPFWVGVLAAGLTAGILAWLIGKPTLRLRDDYLAIATIGIAELVRLVFQNERWLANGPQPLRGIPQPLSCLSGDGCSWLPGFVNNFFSALQPRDYPFVYVAIVAFVLYLVFRVLERAIRSPWGRVLRAVREEEASAAMNGKDVAAFRMQSFVVGAVIMGIGGALYAHYVVSIDYGHFDPLYGTFLIWVMLMLGGSGNNRGAILGAFVVWGIWSGTSFIVDLLRPTLAAISPDLPSRGPYFRFFLIAVLMLFIVLYRPKGILEEEKVVSLDRDAA, from the coding sequence GTGACTCCCACCTTGCTGGCCAAGGCCGTCTTGTTGACGGTGCCGCTCTGGCTCTTCGTCTCCAGCCTCCTCAAGCTCAAGCCGTCCGTCGTCAAGCACCTGGCGTCCATCGCCGTCGGCTTCGGCCTGGCGCTGCTCGCCGTGCTATTCATCCCCGGCGGCGTGCTCTCGTACGTCACCTCGTTCGTGCTCATGGCGAGCATCTACGCCGTGCTTAGCCTCGGACTGAACGTTCAGTGGGGTTACACGGGGCTCTTCAACATCGGTATCGCGGCGTTCTTCGCCATGGGCGCGTTCACCAGCGCCCTCGTCACCACGGTGAAGCCCACTGGCTTCAACGCGGCGTTCACGCAGCAGGCCTTCGGTCTCGGCGCGCCCTTCTGGGTAGGGGTGCTGGCCGCCGGGCTCACCGCCGGCATCCTTGCCTGGCTCATCGGCAAGCCGACGCTGCGACTGCGAGACGACTACCTGGCCATCGCCACGATCGGCATCGCCGAGCTCGTGCGGCTCGTCTTCCAGAACGAGCGCTGGCTGGCGAACGGACCCCAGCCGCTACGGGGCATCCCGCAACCCCTCTCCTGCCTCTCGGGCGACGGCTGCTCGTGGTTGCCGGGCTTCGTGAACAACTTCTTCTCGGCGCTGCAGCCGCGTGACTACCCGTTCGTCTACGTGGCCATAGTGGCCTTCGTCCTGTACCTGGTGTTCCGGGTGCTCGAGCGGGCGATCCGCTCGCCGTGGGGCCGCGTCCTACGGGCCGTGCGCGAGGAGGAGGCGTCGGCCGCCATGAACGGCAAGGACGTAGCGGCCTTTCGCATGCAGTCGTTCGTGGTCGGCGCCGTGATCATGGGCATCGGGGGCGCGCTGTATGCGCATTACGTCGTGTCCATCGATTACGGGCACTTCGACCCGCTCTACGGCACGTTCCTCATCTGGGTCATGCTGATGCTGGGCGGCAGTGGCAACAACCGCGGGGCCATCCTCGGCGCGTTCGTCGTCTGGGGCATCTGGTCGGGCACGAGCTTCATCGTCGACCTGCTGCGCCCCACCCTGGCCGCGATCTCCCCCGACCTGCCCTCGCGCGGGCCCTACTTCCGCTTCTTCCTCATCGCCGTGCTGATGCTCTTCATCGTGCTCTACCGGCCGAAAGGCATCTTGGAGGAGGAGAAGGTCGTGTCGCTGGACCGCGACGCGGCCTGA
- a CDS encoding branched-chain amino acid ABC transporter permease, whose amino-acid sequence MTETTKIQLRPGERFKKAIEHPATMWVALLLLGAVLFIVAEVKGVSGTQLLSLLVRGTLLGGTLALGAVGVTLVYGVLKMANFAHGDTMTLGAYLGLIVITLLPKGPVLKPFSFGYEFLVGLVIVIPLVGLVAFGLDRIAFRPLRARRSQPIMFAMAALGLAFGIRSLIYIFWGADFSFYYTGRPRPAFELFSGVRVRPDQLFILGLAIVLIVSVYLLLERTKVGKAMRAMADNPDLARVTGIDTNRVVFWTWVIGGGMAAAGGMLYGLDVQLRPEMGWWLLLPLFASVILGTIGNAYGALAGAFIIGIVWQVSTAFVNPAYGHGISFLVMVLVLLVRPEGLFGKRG is encoded by the coding sequence ATGACCGAGACCACCAAGATCCAGCTCCGGCCGGGCGAGCGCTTCAAGAAGGCCATCGAGCACCCCGCCACCATGTGGGTGGCGCTTCTCCTGCTGGGCGCCGTGTTGTTCATCGTGGCCGAGGTGAAGGGCGTCAGCGGCACGCAGTTGCTGTCGCTCCTCGTGCGCGGCACGCTGTTGGGCGGCACCCTCGCCCTCGGAGCCGTGGGCGTGACGCTCGTTTACGGCGTTCTCAAGATGGCGAACTTCGCCCACGGCGACACGATGACCCTGGGCGCCTACCTCGGACTGATCGTCATCACCCTGCTCCCCAAGGGCCCGGTACTCAAGCCGTTCTCGTTCGGTTACGAGTTCCTGGTGGGCCTGGTGATAGTGATCCCGCTGGTCGGCCTCGTCGCCTTCGGCCTGGACCGGATCGCCTTCAGGCCGCTCAGGGCAAGGCGCAGCCAACCGATCATGTTCGCGATGGCCGCGCTTGGCCTCGCCTTCGGCATCCGCAGCCTCATCTACATCTTCTGGGGCGCCGACTTCTCCTTCTACTACACGGGCCGGCCGCGGCCGGCCTTCGAGCTCTTCTCGGGCGTCCGCGTTCGCCCCGACCAGCTCTTCATCCTGGGGCTGGCCATCGTGCTGATCGTGAGCGTCTACCTGCTGCTGGAGCGCACCAAGGTGGGCAAGGCCATGCGGGCCATGGCGGACAACCCCGACCTCGCCCGCGTCACTGGCATCGACACCAATCGGGTGGTGTTCTGGACGTGGGTGATAGGTGGGGGCATGGCCGCGGCCGGAGGCATGCTCTACGGCCTGGACGTGCAGCTACGGCCAGAGATGGGCTGGTGGCTCCTCCTGCCGCTCTTCGCTTCCGTCATCTTGGGCACCATCGGCAATGCCTACGGCGCCCTGGCGGGCGCCTTCATCATCGGCATCGTCTGGCAGGTGAGCACCGCGTTCGTGAACCCGGCTTATGGCCACGGCATCTCGTTCCTGGTGATGGTGCTCGTGCTGCTCGTCCGGCCCGAGGGTCTCTTCGGGAAGAGGGGGTGA